Proteins from one Bradyrhizobium amphicarpaeae genomic window:
- a CDS encoding TetR/AcrR family transcriptional regulator — translation MSWRKEQRRAERGYHHGNLKEALLQAALGLIAEKGAAGFTFADAARMAGVSAAAPYRHFRDRDELLSSIAQRGFEQFEARLTAAWDDGRPDTVTAFERVGKAYLAFAREEPAFYNAMFESGLPVDANPALQAASERAFNIIRAAAERLAALAPPGTPRPPAMMMALHIWSMAHGVASLFSRGDAARRKLPMSPDELLEAEVLIYLRGLGFPTDRRPPPRGPEPPPVPPEASSGSGGPPGGAPGGPWGKPK, via the coding sequence ATGAGCTGGCGCAAGGAGCAGCGCCGCGCCGAGCGCGGCTATCACCACGGCAATCTGAAGGAAGCACTTCTGCAGGCCGCTCTCGGGCTGATCGCCGAGAAGGGCGCGGCCGGCTTTACCTTCGCCGATGCCGCCCGCATGGCCGGCGTCAGCGCGGCGGCGCCGTACCGGCATTTCCGCGACCGCGACGAGCTGTTGTCCTCGATCGCCCAGCGCGGCTTCGAGCAGTTCGAGGCGCGCCTGACCGCGGCCTGGGACGACGGGCGCCCCGACACGGTCACGGCCTTCGAGCGGGTCGGCAAGGCCTATCTCGCCTTCGCCCGCGAGGAGCCCGCCTTCTACAACGCGATGTTCGAATCCGGCCTGCCGGTCGATGCCAATCCCGCGCTGCAGGCCGCAAGCGAGCGCGCATTCAACATCATTCGCGCCGCGGCCGAACGGCTCGCGGCGCTGGCGCCGCCCGGCACGCCGCGACCGCCGGCGATGATGATGGCGCTGCACATCTGGTCGATGGCGCACGGCGTGGCCTCGCTGTTCTCCCGCGGCGACGCCGCGCGACGAAAGCTGCCGATGTCGCCGGACGAGCTGTTGGAGGCCGAGGTGCTGATCTATCTGCGCGGTCTCGGCTTCCCGACCGACCGCCGCCCTCCGCCCAGGGGGCCCGAGCCGCCGCCGGTGCCGCCGGAGGCATCCTCCGGTTCAGGCGGGCCGCCCGGCGGTGCTCCGGGTGGTCCTTGGGGCAAGCCGAAATAA
- a CDS encoding YciI family protein, with protein sequence MSTQHNFLAVYLGSMSGEKMKAWHAMPEAERKAKEREGMAAWHGWVEKHKDVIVEMGGPLGKTRRIDGRGITEISNALTGFTVVRAASQEEAAKLFENHPHFAIFPGEAIEVMPVLPIPQM encoded by the coding sequence ATGAGCACGCAACACAATTTCCTCGCCGTCTATCTCGGCAGCATGAGCGGCGAAAAAATGAAGGCCTGGCATGCGATGCCCGAGGCGGAACGGAAGGCGAAAGAGCGTGAGGGCATGGCCGCCTGGCACGGCTGGGTCGAAAAGCACAAGGACGTCATCGTCGAGATGGGCGGCCCGCTCGGCAAGACCCGCAGGATCGACGGACGCGGCATCACCGAGATCAGCAACGCGCTGACCGGCTTCACGGTGGTGCGGGCTGCCTCGCAGGAAGAGGCGGCAAAACTGTTCGAGAACCATCCGCATTTCGCAATCTTCCCGGGTGAGGCGATCGAGGTCATGCCCGTTCTGCCGATTCCGCAGATGTAA
- a CDS encoding YciI family protein → MRFMMLMIPLGYEAAPADVQLDPERVAAMMRYNEALKDAGVLITLDGLHPPSMGARVSFATGQPMVTDGPFTEAKEVLGGYWMIEVASRAEAIDWAKQCPAAPNEIIEIRQVQEMADFPPEVQAAAAGFGDLKQWSR, encoded by the coding sequence ATGCGATTCATGATGTTGATGATTCCGCTCGGCTACGAGGCCGCGCCGGCGGACGTGCAGCTCGATCCCGAGCGTGTCGCGGCGATGATGCGCTACAACGAGGCGCTGAAGGACGCGGGCGTGCTGATCACGCTCGACGGCCTGCATCCGCCGTCGATGGGTGCGCGGGTGTCGTTCGCGACCGGCCAGCCCATGGTCACCGACGGCCCATTCACCGAAGCCAAGGAAGTGCTGGGCGGCTATTGGATGATCGAGGTTGCCTCGCGCGCCGAGGCGATTGACTGGGCGAAACAGTGCCCGGCCGCGCCGAACGAGATCATCGAGATCCGGCAGGTTCAGGAGATGGCGGACTTTCCGCCCGAGGTGCAGGCCGCCGCCGCCGGGTTTGGCGACCTGAAGCAATGGTCGCGATGA
- a CDS encoding nuclear transport factor 2 family protein: protein MPDDCERLIRDLFAAYLINDRQRVADALADDFRFTSPFDDDLDKATYFDRCWGDTGWIARHDIERIFVRGEEAFVTYLCLATDGRSFRNTEFLTFAGGKVRRIDVYFGAARQDGRFLPQPR, encoded by the coding sequence ATGCCCGACGACTGCGAGCGCCTGATCCGAGACCTCTTCGCGGCCTATCTCATCAACGACCGGCAGCGGGTCGCCGACGCATTGGCCGATGATTTCCGCTTCACCAGCCCGTTCGACGACGACCTCGACAAGGCAACCTATTTCGACCGCTGTTGGGGCGACACCGGCTGGATCGCGCGGCATGACATCGAGCGCATCTTCGTCCGGGGCGAGGAGGCCTTCGTCACCTATCTTTGCCTTGCGACGGATGGCAGGAGTTTTCGCAACACGGAGTTCCTCACCTTCGCAGGCGGCAAGGTCCGGCGCATCGACGTCTATTTCGGCGCTGCCCGGCAGGATGGTCGTTTCCTGCCGCAGCCGCGCTAG